A genomic region of Dactylococcopsis salina PCC 8305 contains the following coding sequences:
- a CDS encoding FkbM family methyltransferase translates to MRVEACCQSLLREILPHIDPNRSGVCLDVGVGNFAFYCDLFSQLGFSTIAIEPSPNDKLRRICERNSIRLLECCLSDENGTQTLHLGKFARLANANFNSLESEWFASSQNTKLVSTIDLSELIRLTEINKITCLKLDIEGWERVVIEQLKALSFLQLPQVIMFEYGGGSRRYQGEKGWSPKFLKGTMNCLETLQKCGYGFSIMIDYAPDARTQIFDLQNLQLDPDLIFPRNAVYGNIISFREGDYPESSIAQITTPYNGKWLNWVMERFAVN, encoded by the coding sequence TGTCTTGATGTTGGAGTGGGAAACTTTGCCTTTTATTGTGATTTATTCTCACAATTAGGATTCTCAACCATTGCCATTGAACCCTCCCCTAATGATAAATTAAGACGAATTTGTGAGCGTAATTCAATTCGACTATTAGAATGTTGTTTGTCTGATGAAAACGGCACACAGACGCTACATTTAGGAAAATTTGCACGGTTAGCAAACGCTAATTTTAACTCTTTAGAATCAGAATGGTTTGCGTCTTCTCAAAATACAAAATTAGTTTCGACAATTGATTTATCCGAATTGATTAGATTAACTGAAATTAATAAAATCACTTGCTTAAAATTAGATATTGAAGGCTGGGAAAGAGTCGTAATTGAGCAATTAAAAGCGTTGAGTTTCTTACAGTTACCGCAAGTAATCATGTTTGAATATGGGGGAGGAAGTCGTCGCTATCAAGGAGAGAAAGGATGGTCGCCAAAGTTCTTAAAAGGAACAATGAATTGTTTGGAGACTTTACAAAAGTGCGGTTATGGGTTTAGTATTATGATTGATTACGCACCAGATGCGAGAACTCAAATCTTTGATTTACAAAATCTTCAATTAGACCCCGATCTGATTTTTCCTCGTAACGCTGTCTATGGGAATATTATTAGTTTTAGAGAAGGGGATTATCCCGAAAGCTCGATCGCGCAGATTACGACTCCTTATAATGGAAAATGGTTAAATTGGGTAATGGAGAGATTTGCTGTCAATTAA
- a CDS encoding phosphoribosyltransferase: MSDLYISWSEYHKTIEQLAVKIAQSNWTFNQIVCIAKGGLRVGDIFSRLFQQPLAILSAASYGGENNQTRGEIIISEHLSMTNSHLGNKVLLVDDLVDSGISLKVSLEWLKEHYQEDITEIRSAVLWRKDCSIIVPDYYVHYLEDNPWIHQPFEIYEQTSVADLVKSTPSS, encoded by the coding sequence ATGTCAGATTTATATATTTCTTGGTCAGAATATCATAAAACGATCGAGCAACTCGCGGTTAAAATTGCTCAATCCAACTGGACATTTAACCAAATTGTTTGTATTGCGAAGGGAGGGTTGCGAGTGGGAGATATTTTTTCCCGTCTTTTTCAGCAACCTTTAGCGATTCTTTCTGCTGCTTCTTATGGGGGAGAAAATAATCAAACACGAGGAGAAATAATAATTTCTGAACATCTTTCGATGACCAATTCTCACCTCGGAAACAAAGTTTTGTTAGTGGATGATTTAGTGGATTCTGGAATTAGCTTAAAAGTCAGTTTAGAGTGGCTAAAAGAACATTATCAAGAAGACATTACAGAAATTCGGAGTGCTGTTTTATGGCGAAAAGATTGTTCAATCATTGTTCCTGATTATTATGTCCACTACTTAGAAGATAATCCCTGGATTCATCAGCCGTTTGAAATTTATGAACAGACAAGTGTTGCTGATTTAGTAAAATCAACCCCCTCCTCCTAA
- a CDS encoding glycosyltransferase family 39 protein: MTILYLSLIWLGGVILDRAWFFFDQSVPAWDQADYLNGVMNYWSAFQTPEWFNPNWWEQIWLLSSKIPPGMYILTAPFLEVFGTNYDAATIILTVFSAILIVSVYGLGCLLFNPKVGLLAAILCQILPGLYRYRTEFVLDYPVTAIVTLCFFFLTLWKQSNRLTWLSAIGVGITIGFGLMIKQTVLLFLLFPIIWLLLTTLWEKKWQRLLEICLGFMVSLLIFYPWYRTNWLLILTSGKRATVDSAIAEGDPALNTINAWIYYGKILPYLLSWHLLIIPIVCFLIYGFLWLRNQNWFNDRDMKTIRWLAIFLIGGYFLNSLNINKDARYILPLLPILSLIFAQGLYLVRRQWRGYIISGSVGLGILLMILNLFPLKGEMITKILSPNVQHYPTIGKDYPHQEVISEIVKTSTYLRTTLGVLPSTPIINQHNFSFYGAKANFQVYGRQVGVEEGNIEKDARSLPYFLTKSGDQGSVSQPQTLITRRIETGDDFRLTKTWELPDRTSLKLYQKKEATVEVNPIADTPRKVKLTNIEFPEKIPADASIPIRYTWEGNWQELKSGIVLLTWEGEEDFWLHDHGIGMGNLSTQLAKKGGFQVRENTAMFVPPDLPSGDYILKGRYIDRETRKSYPLDLPDVSLKVEANVSSPNAPELDLVTQLRLAAMKLPQGEAALEDIFATIERINQYDPIQDYLKQAEIALKYRLQAEEIKLEWLYPLALSEVLQRDAEGAIEQFKTLTELDSKNPHSYAYLAFVYLYDWQPQAAEKTLETALNLNPNLEILHTLDGVSALMQGNIIKALSKLNQ, translated from the coding sequence ATGACGATTCTCTATTTGAGTTTAATTTGGTTAGGAGGAGTGATCCTCGATCGAGCGTGGTTTTTCTTTGATCAGAGTGTTCCAGCGTGGGATCAAGCGGACTATTTGAATGGAGTAATGAATTATTGGTCTGCGTTTCAAACACCAGAATGGTTTAATCCAAATTGGTGGGAACAAATTTGGCTACTTTCTTCCAAAATTCCCCCTGGAATGTATATTTTAACCGCGCCTTTTTTAGAGGTTTTTGGCACTAATTACGATGCAGCAACTATAATTTTAACGGTTTTTAGTGCGATTTTAATTGTCTCGGTTTATGGTCTCGGTTGCTTATTATTTAACCCGAAAGTTGGCTTACTCGCCGCGATTTTATGTCAGATTTTACCTGGTTTGTATCGTTATCGCACTGAATTTGTTCTTGATTATCCTGTCACCGCAATTGTTACTTTATGTTTCTTTTTCTTGACTTTATGGAAACAGTCTAATCGTCTGACTTGGTTAAGCGCGATCGGGGTGGGAATAACGATCGGTTTCGGGTTGATGATTAAACAAACGGTTCTTTTATTTCTTTTGTTTCCGATTATTTGGTTATTACTAACGACACTTTGGGAAAAAAAGTGGCAAAGGTTGCTTGAAATCTGTTTAGGGTTCATGGTTTCTCTATTGATTTTTTATCCCTGGTATCGCACCAATTGGTTACTGATTTTAACATCAGGAAAACGAGCAACTGTTGACTCAGCAATCGCTGAAGGTGATCCCGCATTAAACACGATCAATGCTTGGATATACTACGGAAAGATTTTACCTTATTTATTATCTTGGCATTTATTAATCATCCCGATTGTCTGTTTTTTGATTTATGGTTTTCTGTGGTTGAGAAATCAAAATTGGTTTAATGATCGAGACATGAAAACCATCCGTTGGTTAGCTATCTTTTTAATCGGTGGTTACTTCCTCAACTCCTTAAACATCAATAAAGATGCTCGTTATATTTTGCCTTTATTACCGATTTTATCTCTTATTTTTGCTCAAGGATTATATTTAGTGCGTCGTCAGTGGCGAGGTTATATTATTTCTGGGAGTGTTGGGTTAGGAATCTTATTAATGATTCTAAATTTGTTTCCCTTAAAAGGCGAAATGATCACTAAAATTTTAAGTCCGAATGTACAACATTATCCGACAATCGGAAAAGATTATCCTCATCAGGAAGTGATTAGCGAAATTGTTAAAACTTCTACCTATTTAAGAACAACATTAGGCGTTTTACCTTCGACACCAATTATTAATCAACATAACTTTTCCTTTTATGGCGCGAAAGCTAACTTTCAAGTTTATGGTCGCCAAGTGGGAGTAGAAGAAGGTAATATCGAAAAAGACGCTCGATCGTTGCCTTATTTTTTAACTAAAAGCGGTGATCAAGGATCAGTTTCTCAACCTCAAACCTTAATCACTCGTCGCATTGAAACGGGTGACGATTTTCGCTTAACTAAAACTTGGGAATTACCCGATCGAACTTCACTTAAGTTATATCAAAAAAAAGAAGCAACTGTTGAGGTTAATCCCATTGCTGACACTCCTAGAAAGGTAAAATTAACGAACATAGAATTTCCTGAAAAAATTCCTGCGGATGCTTCAATTCCCATCCGTTATACTTGGGAAGGAAATTGGCAAGAATTAAAATCAGGAATTGTGCTTTTAACTTGGGAAGGAGAGGAAGACTTTTGGTTACATGATCATGGGATTGGGATGGGAAATTTATCAACTCAACTCGCAAAAAAAGGAGGGTTTCAAGTGAGAGAAAATACAGCGATGTTTGTTCCTCCTGATCTTCCCTCTGGAGACTATATCTTAAAAGGGAGATATATCGATCGAGAAACCAGAAAAAGTTATCCTCTTGACCTTCCTGATGTATCATTAAAAGTTGAGGCTAATGTATCCTCTCCGAATGCGCCAGAATTAGATTTAGTCACTCAATTACGTCTCGCTGCGATGAAACTTCCTCAAGGGGAAGCGGCTTTAGAAGACATTTTTGCTACCATCGAACGGATTAATCAATATGATCCGATTCAAGATTATTTAAAGCAAGCAGAAATCGCCTTAAAATATCGTTTACAAGCAGAAGAAATTAAGCTAGAGTGGCTTTATCCTTTAGCACTTTCCGAAGTGTTACAACGGGATGCAGAAGGCGCGATCGAGCAGTTTAAAACCCTTACCGAATTAGATTCTAAAAATCCCCATTCCTATGCTTATCTCGCGTTTGTCTATCTTTATGATTGGCAACCTCAAGCAGCAGAAAAGACTCTCGAAACAGCACTCAATCTTAACCCTAATTTAGAGATTTTACACACTTTAGACGGTGTTTCCGCCTTAATGCAAGGTAATATAATTAAAGCACTATCAAAACTTAACCAATAA
- a CDS encoding TPM domain-containing protein: MSRLSFRHLLILFISCCFGLTAWLSNPPQAQAFDDPSLLPQQQTPIIDLANFLPKLQEESLIEEIEQFESETGWKLRVLTQYDQTPGRAVKKYWGLDDKSVLLVADSRGGNLLAFNVGDDVYDVLPRTFWVELQTRFGNMFYVQENGQNNAIAQSLDTVKGCLAKGGCNVVPGLPQEQWILTLITSIVGGIVFGLAARPRKEDQIVAWQWALIFSPLWGILFIAFGLGPVVTRTADWLPVLRNVLGFLLGALVVYLTPMFNEGAQSEGKT, translated from the coding sequence ATGTCTAGGCTCTCCTTCCGTCATCTCCTCATCCTCTTCATCAGTTGCTGTTTTGGTCTCACCGCTTGGTTAAGCAACCCCCCTCAAGCGCAAGCCTTCGATGATCCTTCCCTACTCCCACAGCAACAAACCCCAATTATTGATTTAGCCAACTTTCTTCCGAAACTCCAAGAAGAATCATTAATCGAAGAAATCGAGCAATTTGAAAGCGAAACTGGCTGGAAATTACGAGTTTTAACTCAATATGACCAAACTCCTGGACGAGCAGTTAAAAAGTATTGGGGGCTAGATGATAAAAGTGTTTTATTAGTCGCTGACTCCAGAGGCGGCAATCTTCTCGCGTTTAACGTCGGAGATGATGTCTATGATGTTCTCCCTCGGACTTTTTGGGTAGAATTACAAACTCGGTTTGGCAATATGTTCTATGTCCAAGAAAATGGTCAAAATAACGCGATCGCGCAGTCTTTGGATACTGTCAAAGGCTGTTTAGCCAAAGGCGGTTGTAACGTTGTGCCAGGCTTACCTCAAGAACAATGGATATTAACCCTCATCACCTCCATTGTCGGCGGAATTGTCTTCGGTTTAGCCGCACGACCCCGAAAAGAAGATCAAATCGTTGCCTGGCAATGGGCGTTAATTTTCTCGCCGCTGTGGGGAATCCTCTTTATTGCCTTTGGTTTAGGTCCAGTTGTCACTCGCACCGCAGACTGGTTGCCAGTGCTTCGTAATGTTCTCGGATTCTTGTTAGGAGCATTAGTGGTTTATCTTACTCCAATGTTCAACGAAGGAGCGCAATCAGAAGGAAAAACTTAA
- the trpC gene encoding indole-3-glycerol phosphate synthase TrpC has product MKIRRRPPNPAVHVNTVRYQVAFPNDEPQNILEKIVWQKEKEVDQRREKLPFLQLGKQVKDDAPPVRDFLTALKQGKRNPALIAEIKKASPSKGVIREDFDPVALAETYEKAGASCLSVLTDVSFFQGSFENLGLARKAVELPLLCKEFIIYPYQIYQARLVGADAILLIVAILNDQDLNYFVKIVNSLGMIPLVEVHTLEELDRALAVEGVKLIGINNRNLEDFSVDTQTTVDLIKQRRDSLQAKDITVISESGLHTADDLETVKAAGANGVLIGESLLVKPDPSGAIESLYNK; this is encoded by the coding sequence ATGAAAATTAGAAGACGACCTCCAAATCCTGCGGTTCATGTGAATACAGTACGCTATCAAGTGGCGTTTCCTAATGATGAACCACAGAATATTTTGGAGAAAATTGTTTGGCAGAAAGAGAAGGAAGTTGACCAAAGACGAGAAAAACTTCCTTTTCTTCAGTTAGGAAAACAGGTAAAAGATGATGCACCACCAGTGCGAGATTTCCTAACCGCTTTAAAACAGGGAAAACGTAATCCAGCGTTGATTGCTGAGATTAAAAAAGCCTCTCCCAGTAAAGGGGTGATTCGAGAAGATTTCGATCCCGTTGCTTTAGCAGAAACCTATGAGAAAGCTGGGGCGAGTTGTTTGTCTGTGTTAACCGATGTCAGTTTTTTTCAGGGAAGTTTTGAGAATTTAGGGTTGGCAAGAAAAGCAGTCGAGTTGCCTTTATTATGCAAAGAGTTTATTATTTATCCTTATCAAATTTATCAAGCGCGTCTGGTTGGTGCGGATGCGATTTTATTGATTGTAGCAATCTTAAATGATCAAGATTTAAACTATTTTGTGAAAATTGTTAATAGTTTAGGAATGATTCCCCTTGTGGAAGTGCATACTTTAGAAGAACTCGATCGAGCTTTAGCGGTGGAAGGAGTAAAATTGATCGGGATTAATAACCGCAACCTTGAAGATTTTTCCGTAGATACCCAAACCACAGTTGATCTCATTAAGCAACGGCGAGACTCCTTACAAGCCAAAGATATCACTGTAATTAGTGAGTCTGGATTACATACAGCAGATGATCTAGAAACGGTAAAAGCCGCTGGTGCAAATGGTGTACTAATTGGAGAATCTTTATTAGTCAAACCTGATCCCAGTGGCGCGATCGAGTCCCTTTATAATAAATAA
- a CDS encoding DUF5340 domain-containing protein, which produces MEPLPLPSHIHYELLLQLLERQTVTATYQNPALREQTRQLIITLRKALAQQKQIEAMCQETNYPIEYRWSLNPDPVSSAHSRFQ; this is translated from the coding sequence ATGGAACCTTTACCCCTCCCTTCTCATATCCATTACGAATTACTGTTACAACTTCTCGAACGTCAAACCGTTACCGCAACTTACCAAAATCCAGCCCTGCGCGAACAAACTCGACAACTGATTATTACCTTGCGGAAAGCACTGGCGCAACAGAAGCAAATCGAGGCGATGTGTCAAGAAACCAATTACCCGATCGAATATCGTTGGTCACTGAATCCTGATCCCGTTTCTTCCGCCCATTCTCGATTTCAATAG
- a CDS encoding pyridoxal-phosphate-dependent aminotransferase family protein, translating to MENKDLLMIPGPTPVPENVLLAQAKHPIGHRSPEFSEIIGEINENLKWLHQTKQDVLTVTASGTGAMEAGIINFLSAGDRVLVGSNGKFGERWADMTEAFGLKTERIAAGWGEVLDPEAIREKLEADTNQEIKAVIVTHSETSTGVLNDLETINRHVKNHGEALIIVDAVTSLGAVSLPIDQWGLDVVASGSQKGYMIPPGLGFIAVSEKAWQAYETATLPKFYLDLGPYRKSTAKNSTPYTPPINLMYGLQAALKMMRNEGLENIFARHERNTQATRAAIEALGLPLFAPNNAASRAVTAVEPTTVEAEKVRSVMKKQFNIALAGGQNELKGRIFRIGHLGFVSERDVLTVVGALEATLRELGHETMANGAGVAAATRVLAYS from the coding sequence ATGGAAAATAAAGATTTATTAATGATTCCAGGGCCGACCCCAGTACCAGAAAACGTCCTACTCGCCCAAGCCAAACACCCCATCGGTCATCGTAGCCCAGAATTTAGCGAAATCATTGGCGAGATCAACGAAAACTTAAAATGGTTACATCAAACGAAACAAGATGTTTTAACTGTTACCGCCAGTGGTACAGGCGCAATGGAAGCGGGAATTATCAACTTTCTCAGTGCTGGCGATCGAGTTTTAGTGGGTTCTAATGGTAAATTTGGAGAACGCTGGGCAGATATGACGGAAGCGTTTGGCTTAAAAACCGAACGCATTGCCGCCGGTTGGGGAGAAGTGCTTGATCCAGAAGCGATCCGTGAAAAGCTGGAAGCAGACACAAACCAAGAAATCAAAGCCGTCATTGTCACTCATTCGGAAACTTCCACAGGGGTTTTAAATGATTTAGAAACCATTAATCGCCACGTTAAAAATCATGGTGAAGCATTAATTATCGTTGATGCTGTCACCAGTTTAGGCGCGGTGAGTCTTCCCATTGATCAATGGGGATTAGATGTGGTCGCCTCTGGTTCACAAAAAGGTTATATGATCCCCCCTGGTTTGGGATTTATTGCCGTCAGCGAAAAAGCATGGCAAGCCTACGAAACGGCGACACTGCCCAAATTCTATTTGGATTTAGGACCCTATCGGAAATCAACGGCGAAAAATAGCACTCCTTACACGCCACCGATTAACCTCATGTATGGCTTACAAGCAGCGTTAAAAATGATGCGAAATGAAGGGTTAGAAAACATTTTTGCTCGCCATGAACGCAATACTCAAGCCACACGGGCGGCGATCGAAGCACTAGGTTTGCCCTTATTTGCGCCTAACAACGCTGCTAGTCGAGCAGTGACGGCGGTTGAACCCACCACTGTCGAAGCGGAAAAAGTGCGTTCGGTGATGAAAAAACAGTTTAATATTGCCCTTGCTGGCGGACAAAATGAACTCAAGGGACGCATTTTCCGAATTGGTCACTTAGGGTTTGTCAGTGAGCGAGATGTGTTAACCGTTGTCGGCGCACTAGAGGCAACGTTGCGAGAATTAGGACATGAAACCATGGCAAATGGTGCAGGAGTAGCGGCTGCGACCAGAGTTTTGGCTTACTCCTAA
- a CDS encoding DUF4912 domain-containing protein, producing the protein MAKARPPLKEMTLRQLRKVASEYNISRYSRMRKSQLLEAILSIEQQSQHSTDPIPASETQEAMEAAKFELGTSENTITDDDLASVDEGLPELPGGYGKSRIVIMPRDPEWSYVYWDVPNEHKEALRRQGGQQLVLRLYDVTQGEMETQTPKGVQEYPVDELAREWYVPIPVSDRDYLCEIGYRCSDGTWLLLARSAPVHTPPVYPSDWIEDHFIEVSWEEDLEAIPEEELALPEPKEAQKSGQGLAERNQKIYEEIFEMSDPLEGERMAGSFYNSRPPSVTSSYVFPSGAGLWATPETTDGEGFVPSWEGIPPALSLVGETELMISGATESGATLVVGEQRIQTSADGKFNFQVSFANDALESPMIAYSAEGKPIFSLEMKFTKHATRLDRPVTGKTVLQWS; encoded by the coding sequence ATGGCAAAAGCACGTCCCCCTCTAAAAGAAATGACATTGCGTCAACTGCGAAAAGTAGCGAGTGAATACAATATCTCTCGTTATAGTCGGATGCGAAAATCGCAGTTATTGGAAGCAATTTTAAGTATTGAACAACAAAGCCAACACTCTACTGATCCCATCCCCGCATCGGAAACGCAAGAGGCGATGGAGGCGGCAAAATTTGAGTTGGGAACTAGCGAAAATACGATAACTGATGATGATTTAGCGTCGGTGGATGAAGGATTGCCAGAATTGCCTGGCGGTTATGGTAAAAGTAGAATTGTGATCATGCCTCGTGATCCAGAATGGAGTTATGTCTATTGGGATGTTCCCAATGAACACAAGGAAGCGTTACGCCGTCAGGGAGGACAGCAGCTGGTTTTACGTCTCTATGATGTGACACAAGGGGAGATGGAAACGCAAACTCCGAAAGGGGTTCAGGAATATCCTGTGGATGAGTTGGCACGAGAATGGTATGTTCCAATCCCCGTGAGCGATCGAGATTATCTTTGTGAAATTGGTTATCGCTGTTCCGATGGCACTTGGTTACTTTTAGCTCGATCGGCCCCCGTTCACACCCCGCCAGTTTATCCCTCCGATTGGATTGAAGATCACTTTATTGAAGTGAGTTGGGAGGAGGATTTAGAAGCGATCCCAGAAGAAGAGTTGGCGTTACCAGAGCCGAAAGAGGCTCAAAAATCAGGTCAGGGTTTAGCAGAACGGAATCAGAAGATTTACGAAGAGATTTTTGAAATGTCTGATCCGTTAGAAGGAGAACGGATGGCAGGTTCGTTTTATAATTCTAGACCCCCTTCTGTCACCAGTTCTTATGTTTTTCCTTCTGGGGCTGGACTTTGGGCGACTCCAGAAACCACTGACGGGGAAGGATTTGTTCCCAGTTGGGAAGGGATTCCTCCCGCTTTATCCTTAGTTGGGGAAACAGAATTGATGATTTCTGGTGCAACGGAATCAGGAGCAACGCTTGTGGTGGGAGAACAACGCATTCAAACGAGTGCTGATGGCAAGTTTAATTTTCAGGTGTCTTTTGCAAATGACGCGCTCGAGTCTCCCATGATTGCTTATTCTGCGGAAGGAAAACCAATTTTCTCCCTAGAAATGAAGTTTACCAAACACGCCACTCGCCTCGATCGTCCAGTGACTGGAAAAACAGTTTTGCAGTGGTCTTAA
- a CDS encoding sigma-70 family RNA polymerase sigma factor, which translates to MNPPLSASWSNSEAVSVSNTEVSPTQLSDHQLVLRCQQGVKPDRAMFSELLRRNQSHVEKMLYHLAPDWSDRADLVQEVWIRVYRNIQRLKEPMKFRGWLSRITTNLFYDELRKRKRVKSPISLDAPRQVDDGELNWEVATDVPSPDQDLSSQEFYDKLNRAIAALPESFRTTIILREIEGFSYEEISEMTGVSLGTVKSRIARARAKLQSVLQPYFELH; encoded by the coding sequence ATAAATCCTCCCTTATCAGCATCTTGGTCAAATTCAGAAGCAGTTTCGGTTTCTAATACTGAAGTCAGTCCCACCCAACTTTCTGATCATCAATTGGTTTTACGTTGTCAGCAAGGGGTAAAGCCCGATCGCGCGATGTTCTCAGAATTGTTACGTCGGAATCAATCTCATGTGGAAAAAATGCTCTATCATTTAGCCCCAGATTGGTCCGATCGCGCGGATTTAGTGCAAGAGGTATGGATACGAGTTTATCGGAATATTCAACGCCTGAAAGAACCGATGAAATTTCGCGGTTGGTTGAGTCGGATTACCACCAATTTATTCTATGATGAATTGCGAAAACGGAAGCGAGTCAAAAGTCCAATCTCTCTGGATGCACCGCGTCAAGTAGATGATGGAGAATTAAACTGGGAAGTGGCGACAGATGTTCCGAGTCCCGACCAAGATTTGAGTAGCCAAGAATTTTATGATAAGTTAAACCGCGCGATCGCGGCTCTTCCAGAATCCTTCCGAACGACAATTATTTTAAGGGAAATTGAGGGCTTTTCTTACGAAGAAATTTCAGAAATGACTGGGGTTTCTTTAGGAACAGTTAAGTCTAGAATTGCAAGAGCCAGAGCTAAATTACAAAGTGTCTTACAACCATATTTTGAGTTACACTAA
- a CDS encoding anti-sigma factor family protein produces the protein MKNRQHFELLSAYLDRELPPQEEEKVEAWLINDPEAQKTYKNLLKIRYRLRQLPAPWSKPSSQVLSREVITKAENYQFMQLLFWRGGTIAALLITIVSGVLSWNGSPSDRFADAEVKSSEALMISINQPIVEKPIIPVSSPSSDQ, from the coding sequence ATGAAAAACCGACAACATTTTGAGTTACTCAGTGCCTACCTCGATCGAGAATTACCCCCACAAGAAGAGGAAAAAGTAGAGGCTTGGTTAATTAATGATCCTGAAGCACAGAAAACTTACAAAAACCTCTTAAAAATCCGATATCGCCTGAGACAGCTTCCCGCCCCTTGGTCGAAGCCTTCGAGTCAAGTTTTAAGTCGAGAGGTGATTACGAAAGCAGAAAATTACCAATTTATGCAACTGTTGTTTTGGAGGGGAGGAACGATCGCCGCTCTTTTGATCACGATCGTGTCAGGAGTCTTATCTTGGAACGGTTCTCCCAGCGATCGTTTCGCTGATGCTGAAGTCAAATCCTCAGAGGCTTTAATGATTTCGATCAACCAACCGATCGTAGAAAAACCGATCATTCCTGTTTCCAGCCCCTCATCTGATCAGTGA